The nucleotide sequence TCTGATGCAGGCGCTTCCAGAGGGTGAGGGTAACCCAGTCCTCTGCCTGGGAGCCGTTGGGGGTATAGTCGGGCAACGACTCGACACGTTCACCAACCGCTTCTAAAATTTGTCCCAGGGAAATTCTGGCCGGAGAGCGGGCAAGTTGATACCCTCCCTGGACTCCCCGGATAGACTGCACCAGACCTGCCCGGCGCATTTCGATCAGGAGCTTTTCCAGGTAGGGAGCGGGCAGATCCTGACGTTGGGCGATCGCCTTCACCGATGCTGGACCATAGCCCGGTTGCAGGCTCAGATCCAGCAGGGCTTTTACACTGTAGTGACCGCGAGTGGTAAGTTTCATAGGTCTCCGATCCAGGGAGTCTGGACCAGGTCAGCAAAGGTCACCTGACGCTGGCGGTCTAGCTCCGCAATTCGCTGCTTCTCCACATAGATTGACCTGGCGATGCGTTCCTGTTCAGCCAACCGGGCAATGCGTTCCTGTTCGGTGTCAATCATCTGTTCCAGCAATGGCTCCTGATCGGGGTTGGCGGAAGTGCCCATCTTCTCCCATAAATCCAGGAAATGGCGACAGCGCTTTTCGCACATAACCCGCTCCATGCAGGCGGTGGCTGCCCGGATGGTCAGTGTCGCCCGCAGAATATCTCGTTTGGTTTTCTCATTCAGGTGAAACAGGGCATAGACCTGCCCCATCTCCCTGGGAAAGTCAGTACAACGATCCTGGAGATGGGCAAGCAGGTCAGCGGCGGGCAGGGTTCCTGGGGAAAGGCTCTGGGAAGCCGCGTCAGGTGGGAGCAAGGGAGCGGGCAGATCCGCGTCAGCAGATGGAGTTCCTTCCTCTGTCCCGCCACCCGATTTTCTGGATTCTTCCCTGGATCCTGATCCTTCCACCTCCCGAATCTGTCGCCACAGGAAGCGGTGGTGAGAAAAACTGAATTCCAGATCGCGCTCTTCCAGGGCATCTCGAATTTCCTGGCGACATTGGGGTGCGTGCAGGTAAAGCCGCAGCAGTTGGGCTTCTGACTCTTCCAGCAGCGTGCGATCGCCTACGGTCTGCCACTTTTGCGATCGCCCGTGCCAGCGTTCTCCCCGCACCTGGGTGCGCAGGTCTTCTTCCAGGCGCAGCGCCAGGCGGGAGTCGCCCCGGCTTAACAGTTCGGCGCAATGGTGGATATAGTGAGTTCGCAGGGCTGCATTGGGCAGGTTGCCCAAGAGTTTAACAATGGTTTGCACCGTTGGCTGAAACTGGTCTGCCTGGTTCAGATCTTTGCCCGCGATCGCCTGTTGAATTTGCCAGTCTAGCCAGAGGGGGGCGGCATCCAGCAATTGCTGGTAATCACTGGCAGAATGGGTCTGCAAAAACTCGTCCGGGTCTTTCCCTGCCGGAATGTTAAGCACCCGCAACTGCACTTCTCCCTGGTATGCCAGGGACTCCACTTCCCCGATCACCCGTTCCGCCGCTTTCCCCCCGGCGGCATCGGCATCAAAATTCAACACAATTCGTTTGGACTCGGTGTAGCGCAGCAGTTGACGCACCTGTTGCAGGCTCAAAGCTGTTCCCATCGATGCCACCGCATTGGTCACGCCAGCTCTGTGGAGGGCCATCACATCAAAGTAGCCTTCTACCACAACGGCCTGATCCTGCCGGGCGATTGCGGTCCGTGCCCGATCCAGCCCAAATAGAAGTTTACTTTTATCAAACAGTTCCGTTTCCGGGGAATTCAGGTATTTGGGTTGCTCCTCACCCAGTGCCCGCCCCCCAAAGCCGACTACCCGCCCCTGTAAATCGTGGATGGGAATCATCAGGCGATCGCGGAAGCGGTCATAGTAGCCAGCCCCTTCCTTGCGGGGCACCACCAGCCCTGCCTGTTCCACCAGCTTGACTGGAAAGTGTTTCTGTTCGACTAGATAGCCGTGGAGCGTTTCCCATCCGGCTGGGGCGTACCCCAGTTGAAACTGCTGAATCGTCTCCTGGCTCAACCGTCGCCTGCCGGTCAGGTAATCCAGCGCTGGTTTGCCCTGGGGCTGGTTCAGAGCATGTTGGAAAAACCGCGCCGTCAGTGCCAGGATCTCATAAAGCTGTTCCCGGACTGAAAGCTGACGCTGAAATTCCTGCCGTTCCTCCACTTTTAGTGTCTGGACAGAAACGTTGTAGCGTCGCGCCAGATCCAGGACGACTTCACTGAACGATCGCTTACCCAACTCCATCAAAAACTTGATGGCATTTCCGCCAGCTCCACAGCTAAAGCAGTAGTAAAACTGTTTACTGGGACTGACTGTAAAGCTGGGCGACTTGTCATCATGAAACGGGCACAACCCCGTAAAGTCCTTCCCCTGTTTGCGCAATACCACATGCTCAGACACCACATCCACAATGTCTGTGCGTTGCTTGACCTGTTCAATGGTATCGGGGTGAAGGCGGGGGATTTCCATCGGGGAAAGGGGATCGGAATCAGCAGTTTGATTTGCTGATTAAAGACCGAATGCAACCGAAAATCAAGTTGCAGATTACAGGTTTTTCCAGTATTGCAAATCATTGCTGAACCCATCCACCTGGCTGAAGACCGCTGAGAGGAGTGTCAGATCGGTGGATGAGACTTCGTAGAAGCCTTCTACTGGAACATCTCTACAAACAAAAACAACCGATTAAAACACGACCCCAAAATGGCTGGGGCGTTGCTGGAAAGCAATATGAATCGAAACGCAGTTTCGAGCATATAGCACCTTTTTCATATCCAGAATCAGCAACCCCAATGGCTGGTTTTGATTGGAAATCAGGAGGATTCCAAAGGCTGCATGTTCCTCCCACTGGATCTGGTTTGGGCCGGGAGTAAATCTTTGGTAGCCAGATATTCGTACAACTCATGGGGCTTGAGTTGACATAAATCCTTTGCCAGTTCATTAAACTTCAAATTTTTCAGCATCTCTGGAGTAAGAACGTCGCGCATAATTCCCAAAATCTGCGGTTCCGCAACCAGAAGCAGTTGATGAGGCTGGTTTTGGCGAACGATTTGAGCCAACTTTGCTGAAATCTCCTGAGCAAAGCGGCGTTCAAACTCAACCCGGTGATTTTCCCGGTGATCATCATAGCCATGGGCCTGACCAGCAGTTCCCCGGTTGCGCCCAGGCTTGGTATTGGACCATAAATCCTGTCCCTGAAGTTCCTGAGTAGAATTGTGGAGTGTTTCCTTCTCAACCAACCGTGGACTGGGCTGATATTCAGGAAATTCAGCCGGTTCCAATACAAAAAGCTTTGCCCTTGTACTGTTTACAACAGCAACAACGTATTTCTGCATAATTTATGATCTCCAGATCCTCTGGATACCTGCATCCTACAACATAGAGTGCTGTCAAGCACAATCGCGAATAAAGCTTAAAGTTCTCCGTGTTTTTGAGTGCTTTTGATCCGTCTGAATCCTTAACTTCACTCCAGAGGCACAGGTAGGTGTTGCTGATTTGGGGTATGAACTGAGCGTTGTATGAATTGAAGACTTTCAGTTCATGCTGCTATCCAGCACCACCCACAGAGACACAGAGAAATGGCTCTGTGCCCTCTGTGTCTCTGTGGTTTACAAGTCTCTGTGGGTTGAAACTCTGCACGCCACCAGGGAAACCTGCATAACTTCCCCCAACTCCGAGAGATATGCTATTGATGACACAACTATTCCTCCTGAATTAAACTTCCCTTGTGTAATGGATCAAATCTTGGCAATATTCTGATAGGGTTACTCTGATGATGCCTTCAATCAAACGTCGTCACTTTCTGCAACTGGCTGGTTCCACACTGGCATCTGTTGGACTCAGCCAGTTAGACATTTTTCACCAGGGCAACCAGTATGCCAAAGTTCTGGCTCAAAGCACTCCCAGAAAGTTGGCGCTCCTGGTGGGAGTGAATGCCTATCCAGGTGAAATCCGTAGTTTGAGCGGATGTTTGACAGATGTGGAATTGCAGCAGGAATTGCTGGTGCATCGCTATGGATTTAATCCTAAAGATATTTTGATTGTCAGTGATAAATCGTCCCTGACACCAAAACGAGAAACCATTTTAGAAGCCTTTGAGACTCATTTAATTAAACAGGCAAAACCGGGTGATGTGGTTGTATTTCATTTCTCCGGACATGGGTCTTTAGTGCAGGATCCCAACCCATTACCGGAACTACTGATTAACCAGAATGGTGTTGTCAGTCGAGTACCCAATACCCAGGGGTTGAACGGAACCCTGGTGCCTTTTGATCGGACTACGGGCAATCCCGATCAGGTCCAGGACATTATGGGAAAGAGTCTGTTCTTGCTGACCTATGCGTTGAAAACTGATCATGTCACGGTTGTGCTGGATAGTTGCCATTCGGGAGGCGGCACCCGGGGAAACCTGTTCTTTCGGGCGGTGAGTTCTCGCCTGGAGGGCGACAACCCGGCATCACCCAGCCCGGTTGAGTTAGAGTTCCAGAAGCGATGGATGACGGAACTGGGACTCTCGGAATCTGACTTGCAAAAGCTTAGAAGTCAGGGAATTGCCAAGGGAGTGGCGATCGGCTCTGCCCAGTATGACCAGTTGGCAGCAGACGCTCCATTTGATAACGAGTCCTTTTATGCGGGAGCTTTTACTTACCTGTTGACCCGCTATCTCTGGCAGCAAGCGGTAGATGAGTCGATTGGAACCGTGTTTGTAAATCTGGCTCGCAGTACGCAGGATGTGGCAAATATCTCTGGGGTAATTCAGGAACCAATTTTGGCGGTGAATCCGGAGCGCAACCGCCAGCAGCCAACTTACTTTGTGCAACCGCCCACACCCTTTGCGGAAGCCGTGGTTCGTTCTGTGAACCCAAATGGACAGATTCAATTCTGGCTGGGTGGGATTTTATCTCTCAGTTTGCAGGCAAACCAGAATGGTTCCATTTTTACGGCAATCAACCCGGCAGGTAAGGAAGTTGCCCAGATTGAACAGACCAGTCGCCGTGGACTGGTGGCAACCGGCAAGCTTAAAACGGGAGCCATTTCAGCCATCACACCGGGAACGTTGTTGCGTGAACGTGTGCGCGGCTTACCGGCTGACTTGAAGTTGCGTGTGGGGCTTGATCCATCGCTGGGAGCCGATCTGACGGCGGTAAAAGCGGCGTTGCAGCGGGTCGATCGCATTGAGGTGGTTGGGTCTGAGCAGAGTATGAACTATCGGCTGGGACGGATGACCCCGGCTTACCAGACCCAATCTCGCCAGCGAGGGGGAGCGGCTGTTCCAGAGGTGGGCAGTATTGGCTTATTTACAGGAGACCTGCGCCCCCTGGCAGCGACCTTTCATGAACCGGAAGAACCTGCGGATGATGCCATTGCCCGGTTGGCTCCCCGGTTGAAGGCGTTTCTGGCAGCGGAGGTGTTGAAGGCGATTGGGGGGGTGGATGTGATTAAGGGGCAGCGATCGGAAGGGTTGACGGTGCAGGTCCAGTCTACTGGCAAGACTGGCAAACAGTTGGATGCCATCCGCTTTTTACCGGGGACGCAGATTCAGGTAAAGATTCACAACACCCGCGATCGCGATGTGCATGTGGCGGTTATTGCCATTGGGGATGCGGGACGGATGCGGGTGCTATTTCCCTATGTAGATATTGCTGAAGGTCGGGAACGGGTTGCCGCCGGGCAAACGTTGACCCTGCCAGAGTCAGGGGTTAATTTCCCACTGGGGGCACCGGGTTTGCTGGAAATTATGGTGCTTTCCAGTCCAGAATCCCTTCGGGATGCCCTGAAGGCGTTGAAAGAAATTGGGGTGCGGGGTGGGGTTTCATCCAGTCGGGGAGTTTCCCGCGAGCCGTTAAGGGGAGAGGATGCCGTTGATATTGCGGCAGCCCTGTTAGGGAATATCAATCGCAATACGCGATCGGATATTCAGCCCACAACGGATAATCCCGTTGTTGATGCGAATCGCTATTCAGTAATTTCAACCGTCATTGAGGTGGTGCCAGGATAGGGTGGTGCTGAATGACCGTATGAGCTGAAAGTCTTCAATTCATGCAACGCTCAATTCCGACCCAACATCAGCAATGCTCTATTGCAGCGTTACTGAAAAGCTGGACGAATTGAAACGAGGCTTCAATTCATCCAGCACCTTTTTCATCCCCAGATTCAGCAATGCCCTATTGCAGATCGGAGTCTGGCGGTGCAATCTGGTACTCTGCCGCAGCCTCAATTGCTGCAACGCCTGGAATCTGGCGCAGTTGTTCTATTTTCTCAGAAGCGGCTGAACCTGTGATCACCCCAATTTCTACCAGCCATTGATCGACTTGCATCCCGGCAGACCGTAGCTTTTCAGCCACCTCAGGAAGTCGATCTTTGTATTCCTCATTGACTGAAATCAGCAATTGGATCTTGGACATATCAGTAGGTAACGAGTATTTGGTGGATGTTACTGAATAGCAGGACAAATTGAAACGTCGTCCCAATTTATCCAATGCTAAATTCATCCCTGGAGTCAGCAATGTTCGGTTAGATGGCCGTCTGCCCAGATTACGGAGCCTGGACTAGCCCGGCTCCTACATCCACCGACGGTAGGGATAACCGCTGAGCGGATCGAATTAACAGGCTCCAGAGATCCTGCCCCCTCAGTCCAGTGACCTCCGCATGAAGGGCCGCAATACCTGCCACATGGGGGGTTGCCATGCTGGTACCGCTGATGGTTCTGTACTGGGTCGGGAGAGGCCAGCTAGAGCGGATGGCAACGCCTGGACCGGCAATATCCACCTGTCCGCCATCGGGATTGATGCCACGGGTAGAAAAGTTAGCGATCTGCAATTGAGCATCGAGAGCCGCCACTGCCAGGATCGAGGGGCAGTTGGCTGGGCGTGCCACTGGATTAATAATGCCTCTGTCACGTCTGCTCTCATTCCCAGCGGCAGCAACAATCAGGGTGCCTCGCTGGAGTGCCCGTTTAGCCACGGCTTCATAAATGGGGGAATAGGACTGTCCAGGTGTGGTCCGGGAACCTAATGACATGGAAATGATGTCGCACTGATTGGCGATCGCCCACTCAATCCCCTGTAGGATCTGGCTGTCTGTGCCACTCCCCTGGTTAGACAATACTTTCCCGGCAAAAATTTCTGAATTGTAGGCAACTCCGTAGCGCGGCAATGTTGTAGGATGTCTGGGTCCACAAGCCGTCCCAATGCAGTGGGTGCCATGTCCGTGTCCATCCTGCACCTCTTCCCCTGGGATAAACGACTTGCTGGTGATTTGCCTGCCCAGGAAGTCGGGGTGATTCAGGTCAAACCCGGTATCGAGGACTGCAATTTTGATGCCACGCCCACTAAAACACGAATTGGCTACTTTCGTCATCTGCAATCCCCAGGTCATTACAGATTCATCCAGGGCGGCTGCCGCCTGAACCGCCTGGGATTGGCTGCCAGAGAGCAGGTGATCGGTCAGGTTCGTAACTGCATCTCGATAGCCCCGCAAATAATCAGCGGAGATGCTGATTGGAGCAGTCAATGATGATTGTGCAATCTGCTCCAGATCTCGATCCTGGAGGGCATAAACAACCTGCTCTGGCTCAATGGCCAGGATTGCACTGTTCTCTTGCGTGGCAAAACTGAGGGCATTGAGTTGGGCAGGTTCTGCATCGACAACCGCAACTCCTAAATCATCAAACACTAAAGCATGGGATTCGGACGTATCAACTGCGGTACTCAGCGTCTGAACCCCCTCTGAGACAGCATCTTCCTGAAACAAAATCAGGTATCTACCAGTCGTTTCTGGTTCGATCGTCGGCGGCATTGTAAGCTCCTTCTTTGGGTTGAATCGGTATTAATCCATCGGTAGGGAAGTGTTGACTACAGCCATGGGCAAACAGGTCAACCACAACAGTTTTGGGCGTCCGTTACCGGATACCGGCTGGGTAACGGGTGTGGCAAAGTCAATGGACAGTCCCTGTAAGCGGAGAGGTGACTTTCCCTATCGGTTGGCAGGTCAGCGATCGTAACCGATGGGTGATTTCTGAGGAACTCTAAATTCTGAGACTTCTCAACGCGGGATTGACCAGGTCTAAGCTATAGCAGGGGACAGGGGACAGGAAACAAGGGGACAGGGTGAAAAAAGACTGGATGACTGAGGTTCGCGTTTGCTAATTTGTCCTGACCCTCATGTCTCCAGCGACAGGTCTGAGAAAAGATGGTTGAATTTCTGGACAAGTTCATCCTACTCCAGTCAGGCTGTCCCTGGAGCTACCCTTAAGGGTTATTTTCTTTAGATGTCGGATTAACAGTCCGTTAAAAAAACTTAGTGTATGGTGGCAGAAATTGTTCACTACAAAGGCACAAAGGGACACAAAGTTTCTTAGTGCGCCTAGTGTCTTTGTGATTCAGGCCAAAACCGGCGGGTTATTTTCGACAATCTGCACTAATTTGCTTCTTAAATCCTTCTTCTGTCACTTCTGCTGGAAAAATTTATAACCAACCCTCTTTCCAGGCTTCCAGCCTGGAATGGAGATTCAGAGGCTCTGCCTCAAGTAAACCTGAAAGGAGGCAGAGCCTCGGATTTGCCATTTCCAGGCAGAGCCGTGGAAACGAGGTATTTTTTGAATTTATCTGCTTCAAGTGTGATTAAAGGGCTATAAATGCCGCTCGGTCTTGGATCCGTTGAGTGCGCGTCAACTGAGCATTCGGGGATGTTCCTGTGCTGGAGTGGGTACTTGATGCCTGGCCACCGTCCGGCTTCGAATTGAGCGGCGAATTTGTCCGTATGCTTTTTTTTTGACCTTAGACGCCCAGTTGGCTAGAGTGTAGAACGAATCCAGACGCGGGCAAGGTATCAAAACAATGGTGGCAACAGAATCAAATCTTAAAGATCAGCACATCCTGGTAACCGGTGGCTCTGGCTTCTTGGGGAAAGCGGTAGTGCGTCAACTGTGCCTTGCTGGGGCAGAAATGGCCAAAATCACGGTGCCGCGATCGCGGGACTGTGACCTGCGGGTGATGGAAAATTGCCAGCGGGCGGTGGACCAGCAGGATGTGGTGATTCACCTGGCCGCCCACGTGGGCGGTATTGGCTTGAACCGGGAAAAGCCCGCTGAACTGTTCTACGACAATCTGATTATGGGCACCCAACTGATCCACGCGGCCTGTGAAGCCGGGGTCAAAAAATTTGTCTGCGTCGGCACCATCTGCGCCTACCCCAAGTTCACTCCCGTTCCCTTTAAGGAAGATGACCTGTGGAACGGCTACCCCGAAGAAACTAATGCCCCCTATGGCATCGCCAAGAAAGCGCTATTGGTGCAACTTCAGTCCTACCGCCAGCAGTATGGCTTTGATGGGATTTACCTGCTGCCCGTCAACCTGTATGGACCAGAGGACAACTTTGACCCCCGTAGTTCCCATGTGATTCCGGCACTGATCCGCAAGGTGTATGAAGCACAGCAGCGCGGCGATCATCAGGTTCCAGTCTGGGGCGATGGCAGTCCCAGCCGCGAGTTTCTATACGTCGAAGATGCAGCACGCGGGATTGTCATGGGTACCCAGTTCTATAGTGATCCAGAACCTGTCAACCTGGGAACTGGTTATGAAATCACCATTAAGGATCTGGTGAATTTAATCAGTGAGTTAATGGAGTTTGAAGGAGACATTGTCTGGGAAACCGACAAACCCAATGGTCAACCTCGTCGTTGCTTAAACACTGAGCGAGCCAGGCAGGGCTTTGGCTTCGTTGCCCAGACTGATTTTAGAGAAGGGTTAAAGCAAACGATCGCGTGGTATCGGCAACAGGCTGGTTGAAACAGCGGCAGCAGGACATAGTCCTTTTCAAGGATGTGAGGCACAGTGGGGTGCTCCGCACCCCACTGTGCCTCACATCCCCGTACCTCACTCAATTGAGAAACGCTATATAAGTCCATGGTGCTGAATAGCTGGATGAATTGAAACTTTCCTTTCAGGTCATCCAACCCTCAATTCATCCCTGGAATCGGCAACGCCAACTACAATTTGAGATAGCACAAACCAACGAGGATAAAGGCAATGCCTGTAATTGCAGTGGTCGATTATGACATGGGGAATCTGCACTCTGCCTGTAAAGGGCTGGAGAATGCAGGGGCAACGCCCAAAGTAACAGACTCTCCACTGGAACTGGAGCGGGCAGATGCCATTGTGCTACCCGGTGTGGGTTCCTTTGATCCGGCAGTGCAACATTTGCGATCGCGCCATCTAGAAAATCCCATCAAGCAGGCGATCGCAGCGGGTAAGCCTTTCCTGGGCATCTGTCTGGGGTTACAAATCCTGTTTGACTCCAGTGAGGAAGGGGAAGAACCCGGTCTGGGTATTATTCCCGGCATCGTCAGGCGCTTTCGCCACGAACCAGGAATTACTGTTCCCCACATGGGCTGGAACCAGTTGCAACTGACCCAACCGGATAGTCCTCTCTGGCAGGAATTGTCCCCCAGCGCCTGGGTCTATTTTGTGCATTCCTATTACGTCGATCCCATGGATGCCGCCGTTCGGGCAGCCACTATTACCCACGGTAGCCAGACTGTGACGGCTGCGATCGCCCGCGACAATTTGATGGCCGTCCAATTCCACCCGGAGAAGTCCTCTACCGCTGGATTGCAAATCCTCGCCAATTTTGTCCGTCTGGTTGAGGCAAAGCAGCCTGCTACGGTTTTCTGATGAGTTTACGGATTTACGGCAATCGCCACCTCAAAACCTTACCAGGTCAGGAGACTCGTCCAACGTCCTCCCTGGTGCGGGAGGCTCTGTTCAATATCTGGCAGGGGACCATTGCTGGCTGTCGCTGGCTTGATCTGTGTGCCGGGAGTGGAGCAATGGGAGCAGAAGCGTTGTGTCGTGGAGCCAGCCTGGTGGTGGGGGTTGAACAGTCGGCGCGTGCCTGTGCCGTCATCCGCCAGAATTGGCAGCAGGTTGCTGGTGAAGACCAGCGGTTTCAGGTCATCAAGGGGGATGTGGTACGACAAATAAAAACCCTGGCTGGTCAGCAGTTCGACCGGATCTACTTTGACCCTCCCTATGCCAGTGGATTGTATCAGCCAGTCCTGGGGGCGATCGCCCAATTCGCTCTCCTGGCTCCTGAAGGTGAACTTGCTGTGGAACACAGCCCCAATCCCCCAGCCATGACTACCCCTGCCGGGTTAACAATCCGCCGCCAGAAGCGCTATGGCAATACAGCACTGACGTTCTATAGCCCTTTTCGAGGGTGTGAGGTACAGTGAGGGTGTTCCGCCTCCCTCTGAACCTTATGCTCCCATACCTCACGCCATTGAGGAACGCTATATCGATTCCAGAACGACAATGCTTCGAACTGAGGGCAGCAAACCGGGAAAACACTAAGAAGTAAAACCGATCCCAAAGACCATGAACGACTTCTGGTATCATGAAGAGTTTGCACGGACTTCAATGCTTGCTAAGGAGACAACCCAATCATGGCTCGGATGTACTATGACGCAGATGCAAATTTAGATTTACTGGCTGGAAAGACGATCGCCATCATCGGCTATGGTTCTCAGGGACACGCTCACGCTCTGAACCTGAAAGACAGTGGCATGAACGTTATGGTTGGACTGTATCCCGGCAGCAAATCAGCCCTTAAAGCAAAGGAGTCCGGGCTGGCCGTTCACAATGTCGATGAAGCGGCAAAACTGGCAGATTTCATCATGGTGTTGCTGCCAGACGAAGTACAGAAAACAGTCTACAAGAACGAGATTGAACCTCACCTGACGGAAGGAAAAACTCTGGCATTTGCCCACGGTTTCAACATTCACTTTGCCCAGGTGGTTCCTCCCAGTAACGTGGATGTGGTGATGGTGGCTCCCAAGGGACCGGGCCATCTGGTGCGCCGTACCTATGAGCAGGGAGAGGGCGTTCCTGCCCTGTTTGCTGTATTTCAGGATGCAACGGGTCAGGCGCGCGATCGGGCAATGGCATATGCCAAGGGTATTGGCGGCACCCGCGCGGGCATCCTGGAAACCACCTTTCGGGAAGAAACGGAAACAGACCTGTTTGGGGAACAGGTCGTCCTATGTGGCGGTTTGACTGCGCTGATCAAGGCTGGATTTGAGACCCTGGTGGAAGCCGGATACCAGCCTGAACTGGCGTATTTTGAGTGTCTGCATGAAGTCAAACTCATTGTTGATTTGATTGTGGAAGGTGGGCTTGCCAAAATGCGAGATAGTATCTCCAACACGGCGGAGTATGGTGACCTGACTCGCGGACCTCGCATTGTCACGGACCAGACCCGGGCTGAAATGCGGAAAATTCTGTATGAAATTCAGACCGGGCAGTTTGCTCGCGAGTTTGTGCTGGAAAACCAGGCAGGCAAACCGGGCTTTACTGCTATGCGCCGCCGCGAAGCCGAACATCCGATTGA is from Leptothermofonsia sichuanensis E412 and encodes:
- the ilvC gene encoding ketol-acid reductoisomerase: MARMYYDADANLDLLAGKTIAIIGYGSQGHAHALNLKDSGMNVMVGLYPGSKSALKAKESGLAVHNVDEAAKLADFIMVLLPDEVQKTVYKNEIEPHLTEGKTLAFAHGFNIHFAQVVPPSNVDVVMVAPKGPGHLVRRTYEQGEGVPALFAVFQDATGQARDRAMAYAKGIGGTRAGILETTFREETETDLFGEQVVLCGGLTALIKAGFETLVEAGYQPELAYFECLHEVKLIVDLIVEGGLAKMRDSISNTAEYGDLTRGPRIVTDQTRAEMRKILYEIQTGQFAREFVLENQAGKPGFTAMRRREAEHPIEEVGKDLRAMFSWLKKV